The following proteins are co-located in the uncultured Draconibacterium sp. genome:
- a CDS encoding LytTR family DNA-binding domain-containing protein: MNPDFLNKPFALLDNKKDRYLLILIVLVFSIFFINIFKPWNIGRWHSDLGFVKFLRLSSYGIVVALVFLFTQFPLRKLFRQAQFKIKTYALWFFIEILLISLVYIFLYGNPLGNFMNDFFFSLKYTILGICIPYSFALLIIYYKNQQAQIAHLQTQIGKPPTKNLIAFKDDNGKVRFSVLAKDLLVLESTDNYVSVFYILEGKLHRELLRNTMKNMEESFKDSSVVRCHRSYMVNTLNVEFVKKAGKKLLLKVRLIDNTIPVSEKYTSRFLDLLS, from the coding sequence TTGAATCCTGATTTTCTAAATAAACCATTTGCGCTGCTTGACAATAAAAAAGACAGGTACCTGCTAATTCTCATTGTGCTTGTTTTTAGCATATTTTTCATCAATATTTTTAAGCCTTGGAACATTGGCAGGTGGCACTCCGATCTGGGATTTGTAAAATTCCTTCGATTATCCAGCTACGGGATTGTGGTGGCACTGGTATTTCTTTTCACGCAATTTCCACTTCGGAAGCTTTTCAGGCAAGCTCAGTTTAAAATTAAAACCTACGCACTTTGGTTTTTTATTGAAATTTTGTTGATCAGTTTGGTGTACATTTTTCTTTATGGAAATCCGCTGGGTAATTTTATGAACGATTTCTTTTTTTCACTGAAATACACCATTCTCGGCATATGCATCCCCTACTCTTTTGCTCTGCTCATTATTTATTATAAAAATCAGCAAGCTCAAATCGCACACTTACAAACTCAAATCGGCAAACCACCCACGAAAAATTTAATTGCTTTTAAGGACGACAACGGGAAGGTCCGGTTCTCTGTTTTGGCAAAAGACCTGCTTGTTTTGGAATCGACCGACAATTATGTTTCGGTTTTTTACATTTTGGAAGGAAAACTGCATCGCGAACTTTTACGCAACACCATGAAAAATATGGAAGAATCGTTTAAAGACAGTTCTGTAGTACGCTGCCACCGGTCGTATATGGTAAATACACTAAATGTGGAATTTGTTAAAAAGGCAGGAAAAAAGCTGTTGTTAAAAGTTCGGCTAATAGACAATACGATTCCGGTTTCGGAAAAATATACATCCCGCTTTTTGGATCTTTTATCCTGA